In Arachis hypogaea cultivar Tifrunner chromosome 2, arahy.Tifrunner.gnm2.J5K5, whole genome shotgun sequence, a genomic segment contains:
- the LOC112749998 gene encoding protein NRT1/ PTR FAMILY 5.4-like: MMKFHKLLKPQPAPFFMLGLLISYNLMENWLNSTMMDYLKESMNSERGSTMVRNMQDGLSCLFVVIAYLMSEAYTGSFTAISFCASASTMGSMLFWISSMSDRKYFEYYMVIVAIALLTMGNIAGKCLSQDFFDSHLEEIARAKKEELGQQSINNNARLYYISFAWTIFLCFCSFGAVVICSVVAGDNPWHGIRFVSPFMVGSYMLFYFGYAWYNHEDLLPESNVGKFCRVCKAAYRKRILAYLTTEDGYYWKNYKQGHLYEANHGQDRVVRLLPRVPWGFGWLEKAAIIDQKQSENHDVSPHMQETKRELCTVKEVREAKSIVLLLCWGFCLFPYSFVAASGNTFFVSQASSLKSFTPNDISGLFLLKTTMTEMVIPLLFQIVEEPHVAKKISKIIIKFGAKRKIKDSTTVKIGIGMFLAAISCVFAWRVENHILYSTGIMSKLVLIPQFLLLGMAEALVEGGLSKLFENYASKSVSNFAEPFSNLVNGLGKLLSIPWFLIFDGWLYESNNTASRHLDRYFLILAILNIVSLVVFLVYYYMFVHNNEFPEDEEEETMMEQILVDDGLESDFEDANGVEQNSATNQGPEVPEEDKEIEMEQISEHDHEIEPISEHATREEHLTTIFEGDSNLQNKGVLLVVVESNEA, encoded by the exons ATGATGAAGTTTCACAAGTTACTGAAGCCACAACCAGCTCCATTTTTCATGTTAG GTTTGCTGATAAGCTACAACCTCATGGAAAATTGGCTAAATTCTACGATGATGGACTATCTCAAAGAGTCAATGAATAGTGAAAGGGGTAGTACTATGGTTAGAAATATGCAAGATGGCTTGTCATGTTTGTTTGTCGTGATTGCTTATCTAATGTCAGAAGCCTACACCGGCAGTTTCACTGCAATAAGTTTTTGTGCAAGTGCCTCCACCATG GGTTCAATGTTGTTCTGGATATCTTCAATGTCAGATCGCAAGTACTTCGAATATTATATGGTCATTGTAGCAATTGCTCTTCTTACAATGGGAAACATCGCCGGTAAATGTTTGTCCCAAGATTTTTTCGACTCTCATTTGGAGGAGATAGCGAGAGCTAAAAAAGAAGAGTTAGGACAACAAAGCATAAACAACAATGCAAGGCTATACTATATCTCTTTTGCGTGGACGATCTTTCTATGTTTTTGTTCGTTTGGCGCAGTCGTTATTTGCTCTGTAGTTGCTGGTGATAATCCGTGGCACGGCATTAGATTTGTGTCACCATTCATGGTAGGGAGCTATATGTTGTTCTACTTTGGATATGCATGGTACAACCATGAAGATTTGCTTCCTGAAAGCAATGTTGGCAAGTTTTGTAGAGTGTGCAAAGCAGCTTATAGGAAAAGGATTTTGGCATATTTAACCACAGAAGATGGATATTACTGGAAGAATTATAAGCAGGGACATCTCTATGAGGCTAACCATGGCCAAGACCGGGTTGTAAGGTTGTTACCGCGAGTACCTTGGGGGTTTGGATGGTTGGAAAAAGCAGCTATAATTGACCAGAAACAAAGTGAAAATCATGATGTTAGTCCCCATATGCAAGAGACGAAAAGGGAGCTTTGCACAGTTAAGGAAGTTAGAGAAGCCAAGAGCATTGTGTTGTTGCTCTGTTGGGGGTTTTGCTTATTCCCTTACAGTTTTGTTGCGGCTTCTGGGAACACTTTTTTTGTTTCACAAGCGAGCAGTTTGAAAAGTTTCACGCCTAATGACATTTCCGGTCTCTTCTTACTCAAGACCACCATGACTGAGATGGTAATACCATTGCTTTTCCAGATAGTGGAAGAACCTCATGTGGCTAAGAAGATCAGCAAGATCATCATCAAATTTGGAgccaagagaaaaataaaagattcaaCGACCGTGAAGATTGGTATTGGAATGTTTCTTGCTGCGATTTCTTGTGTCTTCGCATGGAGAGTGGAAAATCATATACTGTATTCGACAGGAATTATGAGTAAACTGGTCTTGATTCCACAATTTCTGTTGTTAGGAATGGCGGAAGCGCTTGTTGAAGGCGGTCTATCCAAGTTATTCGAGAACTATGCATCAAAATCTGTTAGTAACTTTGCTGAGCCATTCAGTAATCTGGTGAATGGTTTAGGAAAACTCTTGAGCATACCATGGTTCTTGATTTTCGACGGCTGGCTTTATGAATCAAACAACACCGCTAGCCGCCATTTGGACAGATATTTTCTCATATTAGCAATACTCAATATTGTGTCTCTTGTCgtttttttagtttattattacATGTTTGTGCACAATAATGAATTTCCGgaggacgaagaagaagaaacaatgatGGAGCAAATATTGGTTGATGATGGTCTAGAATCAGACTTTGAAGATGCAAATGGCGTTGAGCAAAATTCGGCAACTAACCAAGGGCCAGAGGTTCCCGAAGAGGATAAGGAAATTGAGATGGAGCAAATATCAGAGCATGATCATGAAATAGAGCCAATTTCAGAACATGCAACGAGAGAAGAACATTTGACAACAATCTTTGAAGGAGATTCCAATCTCCAGAACAAAGGGGTACTTCTTGTTGTAGTAGAAAGTAACGAAGCATAA
- the LOC112727626 gene encoding protein FAR1-RELATED SEQUENCE 5-like, whose protein sequence is MSMEQAIFEEASYGTSYDDSDQYNSCDVNVPSLSKDDTQHVDKGKESGNIIQVEDNATAVNHELPDHTGIPLDEIPYVGLRFVSLQRAQEFYFNYAKKVGFVTRIRNTNFDKTRKDSKIPVNQSLHCSHEGYRESQVKAATQVKRITTTRCKARIYVMLDRQKNNWMVSKLELKHTHPCSAKHAVHYTEYRELTMHAKCVIQNNDEAGIRPNKTYLALANEFSGSSNLGYSEKDVRNFITSKLLDVDEANQFKSALWVDARWRDSYEYYVDMVSFDTNVQKKQLAFGNFSWIYYRHGLPFASFVGVNHHGKSTLLGHALMGNEKICSFEWVFKQWLRCMGSPPQAIITDQYKSIFGAIKNVLPDTRNR, encoded by the exons ATGTCGATGGAACAAGCAATTTTTGAAGAAGCATCATACGGCACATCATATGATGATAGTGATCAGTATAATTCTTGCGACGTTAATGTTCCATCGCTTAGTAAAGATGACACACAACATGTGGACAAG GGGAAAGAATCTGGAAACATTATTCAAGTAGAGGACAATGCAACGGCAGTGAATCATGAG TTACCCGATCACACTGGAATTCCATTAGATGAAATCCCGTACGTAGGATTGAGATTTGTTTCCTTGCAGCGGGCACAAGAGTTTTACTTTAATTATGCAAAGAAAGTTGGCTTCGTGACCAGGATTAGGAATACCAACTTTGACAAGACCAGGAAGGATTCAAAGATACCCGTTAACCAATCGTTACACTGTAGTCATGAAGGTTATCGGGAGTCTCAAGTGAAGGCAGCAACTCAGGTAAAGAGAATAACAACAACCAGATGCAAAGCAAGGATATACGTCATGCTTGACAGGCAGAAGAATAATTGGATGGTCTCCAAACTAGAACTGAAGCACACCCACCCATGTTCTGCCAAGCATGCTGTGCACTACACTGAGTACAGAGAACTGACCATGCATGCCAAGTGTGTGATTCAGAATAACGATGAGGCTGGCATACGGCCCAACAAGACTTATCTCGCACTGGCGAACGAGTTTAGTGGCTCGTCGAATTTGGGTTACTCAGAAAAGGATGTCAGGAACTTCATTACGAGCAAGCTGC ttgATGTAGACGAAGCTAACCAGTTTAAAAGTGCACTCTGGGTAGATGCAAGATGGAGGGATTCCTATGAATATTATGTTGATATGGTATCATTTGATACAAACGTACAGAAGAAACAA cttgcttttggtAATTTTAGTTGGATTTATTACAGGCACGGACTTCCATTTGCATCTTTTGTTGGTGTTAACCATCACGGTAAGTCCACTCTGCTCGGACATGCTTTGATGGGAAATGAGAAAATTTGTAGTTTCGAGTGGGTCTTTAAGCAATGGTTGAGGTGCATGGGATCTCCCCCACAGGCCATCATCACGGACCAGTACAAATCCATATTTGGTGCTATCAAGAATGTCCTTCCAGATACTCGCAACCGATGA